TGCGCACGGCCGCGTCGCTGGGGAGTTCGTAGGCCCGGCGCAGCGCCTCCTGGTCGGGCACGGCGTCGAGGCGCAGCGAGTCGAAGGCGCTGGCGGCAAGGGCTGGCGTCATGCCGCCGACCCTAATCGGCATACCTGGCCAACGATAGCCACATTGACTGGCGCATCGACCTCGCCAACTCCGGCCCGCCGGGCCGGCCTCAGGCCAGCAGCACGTTGACCCCGGCGGCGCGTAGGTCGGCGACGACCTTCGCGTCCGCGCCGTCGTCGGTCACCAGGACGTCCACTGCGTTGACGTCGCAGATCCGGGCAAAGGAGTGCCGGCCCAGCTTTTCCGAGCCGGCCACGACGACGACCCGACGGGACCGCCGGACCATCGTCGCGTCGATGCCGGCCTCGCCCTCGTCGTGACAGGACGTGCCGCCGTCGGGGGAGAACGCGTCGACCCCGAGGATCAGCACATCGAGCCATAGCTCGTTCAGGACCATCGTCGCCAGCGGCCCGGTCAGCTCGTACGACTGAGGCAGTGCCACACCGCCGAGGATGACGGTACGGACGTGGCGTCGCAGCACCATCTCGGTGGCGATGTTGAGTGCGTTCGTCACTACCGTCACGGCCGGCCGCTGAACGGCCTGGGCGAGGTCGACCCGCGCGGCGAGGCGTCGGGCCGTCGCGGATGTGGTGGTGCCACCGTTGAACGCGACCACGTCGCCCAGTTCGACGAGCTCGCAGGCGATCGCGGCGATGCGCTCCTTGGCGCCGTTGTCGCCCCGGCCCCGGTAGCGGACCGGCAGGTCGTACGAGACGGACGTGGCCACGACACCGCCGTGCGTCCGAGCCGCCAATTGTTGCTCCGCCAGGGTGGTGAAGTCCCGGCGGACCGTCGCCTCGGAGACCTGCAGGGCGCTGGCCGCCTCGGCGACGGACAGCCTGCCGCGCGCGCCCAGGATGTCGAGCAGCGCCTGCAGGCGCTGGGCGCGGTCGCGGCCGTCCGCCCGGTCGGTGGCGGCCTCGGCCGTGCTCACTTGATGGCCCCCGCCGTGAGACCTGCCACCAGGCGCTTTTCAACCAACGCGAAGAGAATGATCACGGGCACGATGCCGACGATAGAGACTCCAAAGACGTATTGCCACGCCGAATCGTACTGACCGACGAATTTTGTGATGGCGACGGTCAGCGGCTGGTTCTCCGCCGTGGTCAAGATGACGAGGCTGGCGGCGAACTCGTTCCAGCACGCGACGAACGTGAAGATGATCGCGGTGACGATGCCCGGCCAGACCACCGGCAGGGTTACCCGCCGCAGCGTCTGCAGTTTGCTGGCACCGTCGATCATTGCCGCCTCGTCTATCTCCTTGGGAACCCCGGCGAAGAAGCTGTGCATGATCCACACCGCGAAGCTGAGGTTGAACGCGCCGTTGACGAGGATCATAGCGAGCCAGGTGTCGTCGATGCCGATCGCGAGGAACTGCCGGAACAGTCCCGCCGCGAGTACGGTCGGCTGGAGCATCTGGGTCACCAGCACCAGGAGCAGGAACGCCAGTCGTCCGGGAAAGCGGTGC
The nucleotide sequence above comes from Micromonospora sp. NBC_00389. Encoded proteins:
- a CDS encoding carbohydrate ABC transporter permease — protein: MATTATRSQGDERAKKSVRVSGDNGRTRSRGGQRHGRRRWLMTLAGAVVALFFLAPYLVMLIGSFKRHSEILRIPATYLPTEWVPSNYASMWSTPETPLAYNLVSTVIISACGTLLVLVVAMPAAYYTAKHRFPGRLAFLLLVLVTQMLQPTVLAAGLFRQFLAIGIDDTWLAMILVNGAFNLSFAVWIMHSFFAGVPKEIDEAAMIDGASKLQTLRRVTLPVVWPGIVTAIIFTFVACWNEFAASLVILTTAENQPLTVAITKFVGQYDSAWQYVFGVSIVGIVPVIILFALVEKRLVAGLTAGAIK
- a CDS encoding DeoR/GlpR family DNA-binding transcription regulator, which encodes MSTAEAATDRADGRDRAQRLQALLDILGARGRLSVAEAASALQVSEATVRRDFTTLAEQQLAARTHGGVVATSVSYDLPVRYRGRGDNGAKERIAAIACELVELGDVVAFNGGTTTSATARRLAARVDLAQAVQRPAVTVVTNALNIATEMVLRRHVRTVILGGVALPQSYELTGPLATMVLNELWLDVLILGVDAFSPDGGTSCHDEGEAGIDATMVRRSRRVVVVAGSEKLGRHSFARICDVNAVDVLVTDDGADAKVVADLRAAGVNVLLA